A region of the bacterium genome:
CCGCCCCACCGACGATCTCCGAAACCATGGCCATCCGGGCCTGCACGGCCGGCGCTGGCATGCCCAGGCTCTTCAGCCAATCGGCGAATCCGGCCAGATCCCCATCCCCCACGATCCCGAGCTTCCCGAGGCCGTGGACCACGAAGCATGCGCCGAGGAAGACGCGCGCGAACATGAGCCCTAGATCGATCAACCCAGGGGTCGTGTTGGTGAGCAGCACACCGGCAGTCATCGAGATCCTCCTTGCGGCCCCATGTTCTACCACAAGGATCGAACGCCCGGAGCGGCCCGTCGCGAATGGCCCTATTCGGCGGCTGCCATCGCTCCTTCGCCCAAGGGTTGGGGCGAGAGGAGGGCCAGGCCCGCCTCGATCGGGGCGACGGGCCGCGTACCCGTGAAATCGAGGAAGATCGGCGACGACCAGGCCCGGGGCTCGTATTCGGCCAGGCAATCGTCGCTGGCGGGCTGGGCGCTGCAGAGATTGACGGCGATGCAGTTGCCATCGTCATCGTAGGTGCAGCGTACACCGCCGGCGTTGATGGCCAGGGCCGGTGCTTCGTAGGCGCGGGCGTAGTAGACACTCTCGCGGCCGGCGCGGCCGAACGCTTCGTCTTCGAACGTAACGGTGCAACCGGCCGCGTCGGCCTCGCACTCGAAGGTTCGCCAGGGATCCTCGATCAAGTCGGATGGAGCCTCGGTCGGATCCTGTTGCGGACGAACCCGAACGATCTCGATGCGCGAAATCGGCCGCCGCACATCTCCCGGGTGATAGCACTCGTTCTTGCAGAGACGCTCCAGGCGATCGGGCCCGAGCGCCCTGACGGACGTCTCAGGGCAGCCCTCCTGCTGTTCGAACGACCCGACCGCCCGCACCTGAAAAATGGGATTCGCCCGCATGGCGACTTCGCTCCCCATGGGCGCGGTGCTTCCGGCCGAGCCCGGCGGATTGAGCAGATCGAACCAGAGCAGGATGCGCGGACCACTCGTGCCGTATACCTCCTTGCGTTGGACGGCATTCCAGATCGCAGCCCGATCGCGCCCCTCTGCATGAACCGCTACCAGCCCACCCGTCTGGAAGAAGGACATCTGACGCTCTGTCTCTGCCAGCCGGAAGCTGGCGAGCCCATTCGCCTCGGCACCTACGGGACGGGACTCTGCAATCGCCTCCTCAGGTACGGCTCGAAGCAGCCGTACCAGCGGCCCGAAGGGCGGACCCATCGAGTCGGTCATGCCCGGGCGCTCCAACTCCTTGTAGCCGCTGCCGGCTCGGGCCGTGTGGTTGTCGCTCGACCCGACGAAGCCGAAACGGAATCGCCGCGGAGCGTCGTCGTCCTCGTCGAAGTTCCCGAGCGAAAGCAGGTACTGAGCGGAGCCGCCCGGGCGGTAGTTGAACGCGGGCTGATCGCAATCTCGACACTGGCCTGAATCGAGCCAATCACTTCCTGCCGCGCCCGGAACCGCGAGATGTGCCGCGGTGCCCGCCTGCGCAGCGTGGACCCGCGCCGCGGCCGCACGTTCTTCACACTCCGATGCCAACAGGCCCTCCGATAGACAGCGCTCGCGGATGATCTCTCCGGCCCGCCAACACGTCGGCAGGTACTCGGCACTCGGTGCGGGGCAGACCGCTTGCCCGTTCTCGTCGAACTCGACCGCGCGAAAATCCCGATAGACGTCGGAATCTCCGTGGCCCGAGTAGATTTCGAGCAAGGTCTGGCGCTCCGGATCGTGCGAATTTCCCTCGAGCTGTTTGTCCCACGTCGTGCCGGGCGGCGTATAGATCCCCCAGGTCATGCCGTGAGGGATCACGACCGACTGCAGGCCCCACTCATCCAGCTTCGCGAAGAGGTCGGCGGGCGTGGAAGCCACCTCGGTGCAGTCCGCAGGCAGCTCCCGCGTGGGCACGCCTTCCGGGCAGATCGGGATCGCGGCTCTCTCGGTGATATCGACGGCGAGATCATGAATCCGGGGGTGCCGATAGCGCAACGCCAACAAGCCTCGCGCCAGAAGCGGGGGCCCTTCAGGAGGCGGCGCCGAAGCGATCGGGCGCGCAGGGATCTCTTCGTCAGCGAGCCCCTGGAGCACCACGTTCTTGTGACCATAGTGATCGTCGGGAGTCGATCCCTGCTGCGTCCACTCCCAGCCCAGGAAGGGAACCAGATCCGGATTCGACGGATCGCTGGCCACGGCGGCGCATTGGCGGATCGAATCGACGGTCTCCTTCCAATGCAACGGGGAGAGACCTTCGGCGTGATCATTGATCGAGAAGAAGTCGAGGGCCGAGCAATGGCGAGCGAAATCGCAGGCATCCGCTGGCGGATGGGCGCCCTCGCCGATCAACCCGGGAAGACTGAAAAGGAAAGCGTCGAAGGAGTAGGTGGTGTGGACGTGAAAGTCGCCGAACAGCACCTGCTTCGGACGCGGCACACCCACATCGTCCGCAGCCGCCGCGACCCGTGCAGCCGCTGCCGCCACGGCCTCCGGCCCACGATGCGCCCCGACGATCTCACCCGGGGCTTCATGGCTCCCGAAGGCACCGTTGCCCGCGGCGTAGACCAACCCGATGGCGATTCCGACGAGCCCCAGAATCAAGGCGAAGAAGCCCACCAACAACCTGGTACCCGACATCTGGCTTCGCTCTCCTGCCCCTCGGCGATTCAGCTCCCCTCGCTCTTGGCTGCCGAAGGCGGCGGAGCGGGGTCGACGAAAATAGGCGACGACCAGGCCCGTGGCTCATGGGGAGCCAGACAGTCCGGATCGGCATCGCCGGTGCTCGGACACAGATGCGTCCCAAGACAACGCCCCTCTTCATCGAACTCGCAGCGCACGTTGTCGGCATTGATTCCGGGCGCCGACTCCTCGAACGCACGCACGTAGTAGATCGTCTCCCGACCCGCCGGGACGAACTCCGGATCGCTGAAAGTCACCGAGCAGCCTGCCGGATCGGGCTCGCAGTCGAAGGTCTTCCATGGATCGTCGATCAGCTGGGCAATCTCCTCGCCGGGCGAGGTTTGAGGCCGGATCCGCACGACTTCGATGCGCGTGATCAACCGTCGCGTCTCGCTCGGGTTGTAACACTCGCCCTTGCAGACATGTTCCAGGCGCTCGGGCGAGAGCGAACTCGTCGCGTAGGAGGGACAGCCAGGCTTCTGCTCGAAGGAACCCACCGCACGAGCCTGGAAGATCGGGCTCTCCGCCATCTCGACCTGGCCTCCCATCGCCAGGCCCCGACCACCCGCACCGGTCGCGTTCAGCATGTCGAACCAGAGCAGGATACGCGGGCCGCTCGTGCCATAGACCTCTTTGCGCTGCATGGCATCCCAGATGGCACCCCGATCCCGCCCCTCGGAATGCGCCGCGATCAGACCACCGGTCAAGAGGAAGGATGTCTGGCGCTCGGTCTCGAAAATATTGAAACCCAGTTTCTCCAGCTCGAAGGGCTGGGAGTGGGCGACCGGCTCCTCCTTCGGCGGCGCCAACACGGCAGCAAGGGGACCCACCTGCTCGAGCAATTCCGCCCGGTCGCCGGTGCCGAGGCTCTCGGTCATGCCGGCTCGATGCACTTCCTTGTAGCCCGTGCCCGGCCGGGCAAAATGGTTGTCGCTCGAGGCCATGAAACCCATCCGGAAACGCCGGGGATCCTCTTCATCCTCATCGAAATTGCCGAGGGCAAGGATGTACTGGGCGGACCCACCGGGGCGGTAGTTGAACGAGGGCTGGTCGCAATCGAGACATTGGCCCGCGTTCAACCAATCCGAACCCTGTGAACCCGGAACGGTTCGAATGATTCCGATGCGCGCGTCGACCGCGTGTTGGCGAGCCAGCACTGCACGGGCTTCACACTCGTCGGGTTCTGCGGCCTCTTCCAAGCAGCGCTCGCGAACGATCTCCCCCGCATGCCAGCATGACGGCAGGTAGCCCGGGCTTGGCGCAGGGCACGAGAGACTCCCGTCCTCCGCGATCTCGACGGCACGGAAATCGCGGTACACCTCCGAATCGCCGTGCCCCGAATAGACCTCGATCAAACCCTGGAGCTTCGGATCGTGAAGGTCCCCCTGGAGCTGCTTGTCCCAGGTGGTTCCCGGCGGCGTATACATGCCCCACGTGGTGCCGTGGGGAATCACGAGGGCATCGCCGCCCCACTCGCCAAGCTTGCGGTAGAGGATGGCGGGGGTCGCCGCACCCTCGATGCAATCCGCCGGCAGGTCGTTCGTATTCACATCATCGGCGCACCAATCCTGGCGCTCGGCGTCCGCGAACATCCACGCGAGATCGTGCATGCGACCACCGAACGCGAGCGCTGCGAAGCCGCGCCCGAGTACCGGCGGCATGGCAACCCCACGCAGAGCCGCGATGGGACGCGCCGGAATCTTGCCTTCCTCGGTATGCGCGAGGATCACGTTCTTGTGGCCATAGTGATTGTCGGGCGTCGTTCCCACCTGGGTCCACTCCCAGCCGAGAAACGCCACCGTATCCTTCTCGCCGCCGACCGCGTTGCACTGCCGGATGCTGTCGACGGTTTGCGCCCACTCGTCCGGAGTAATGCTGTTGGCGTGGTCGTTGATCGACCAGAAGTCGAGGGCCGAGCAGTACCTTGCGAAGTCACAGGCATCCGCCGGGGGGTGCGCGCCTTCGCCCTGCATGATCGGCAGGGAGAAGGTGAAGGCGTCGAACGAGAAGGTGGTATGAACGTGGAGATCGCCGAACAAGATCTGTTTGGGCCGGAACACGCCGACCTCGGATGCCGCAGCTTCCACGGCAGCCTCGCTCTCGCGAACGAGCGCACTCGGCCGCGCTCGTTCGGCAACTTCGCCAGGCTCTTCCGGGCCACCGAAGGTTCCCTGACCGGCCAGCCAGACGAGGCCGACGGCCAGCACCAGAACAACGAGCACCACGAGTGCGAGCTTCTTGATCATGAGACCCTCCGTGGGCTGAACCCTACCACGCGCGATTGGTCTACACTGCGCGGCCACGCCCAAGGAGAAACCGTGCTCACCCTCTACACCGCCGAGACACCGAATGGCCGCAAGGCTTCGATCGCCTTGGAAGAACTCGGCCTGGACTATGAAACCCGCCATGTCCAGCTATCCGAAGACGAGCAGAAGCAGGACTGGTTCCTCGCCAAGAACCCCAACCACAAGATCCCGGTCCTCGAAGATGATGGCCAGGTGATCTGGGAGTCCGGCGCGATCCTCCTGCATCTCGCAGAGAAGTACGACGGTGACGGACGCATCCTCTCCAAGGATTCCGCCCAGCGAATGGAAGCCATCCAATACGCATTCTTCCAGACCGGTGGCGTCGGCCCGAACCTCGGCCGCCTCGGTGCGGCTTTGCGAAAAGAGGGCGAGAAGAACCAGGAAATGATCGACATCTTCGATGGGGAATTCAGACGCTTGATCGGCGTCCTCGCCAACATCCTCTCCGATGGTCGCGAATACCTCGCACGCGACTATTCGATCGGTGACATCATGCACTACCCCTGGCTCGCCATCCCCCTCCAGATGAACATGCCCCACATCACCGACCACCCGACCGTCGTCACATGGCTGGAGCGAATCGCGGCACGACCCGCAGTCCAACGCGGAATGGCGGTACCCGGCTAGCCATCGGGCGCTTGAGGCAGGAAGCCGCTTCGCTTTTCCTGCGAAGCACTCGAGTCGCCGGGGCTGGGCACAGGCCAGGCGGAATGGCTCGGCCGAGGATCGGGTGACCGCATAGAAAGGTGGACAGGGTGTTGCCCTTTGCGGCTATTGCCGCGGGCAACCTACGCGCACGACGGGGCTTCACCTATGCCTGCGCTTTATTTCCGCCCGGCCTGCGCCCAGCCCCGGCGAAGCGGTTCCGGTTGCCAGCACGGCCGATCGCGGCGCGGGGGGCGGCCAGCGCGGAAATAAAGCGCAGGCATCTCGTAGGGTGATCGTGCGCTCGTTCGCTAGCGGCGATAGCCGCGTAAGCGAACCCGCGTCCAGGTCGAACGCGGCCTCCCAAGCCCCAGCCGAGCCATTCCGCGATGGCCGCCCCCCGCGCCGCGATCCACCACGAGAAGCAAAGCGGCTCCCACACACACAAGAAAGCTATCATGAACCTCCTCCAGGAGGAGACAAGGTGCTCTCGAGACTCGACGACTATCCGATCCATCAGACACCCGAGCCCATCGCCAGACCGGCCACGACGGATCGGAATGTCTATGACCGGTATTGGTTCAACGGCTACCAGGACGACGCGGAGTTCTACTTCGGTATCGGTGCGGCGCTGTATCCGAATCTTGGAATCATGGATTGTGGATTCTCGATCGTTCGTGACGGCGAACAGCACGCGTTCCACGCATCACGTCGCGCGCCGAAGGAGCCGACGGATCTCCAGGTCGGCCCCTTCCGGATCGAGATTCTCGAACCGATGATGAGCCTCAGGGTCGTGCTCGATGACAACGAGACCGGAATCTCGGGAGAGCTGCTCTGGATTCCGCGCACGGCCAGCATCCAGGAGGGCCGGCAGACCTACGTGAGAGAAGCCACGGTCATGGACGCCACCCGCTTCAACCAATTCGGCCAGTGGCAAGGCGAGATCCGCTACGACGGCCAGTCGGTGACGATCGATCCCTCCCGCGTGTTCGGCACGAAGGACCGCTCGTGGGGAGTCCGTCCAGTGGGAGACCGCAGTCCTGCGGGTGCGCCTCCGACGCAGGCGCCCCAGTTCTCGTTCCTGTGGGCGCCATTGCACTGGAACGATCGCTGCACGCACATGGGCGTATTCGAGAACGAATACGGCGAAGCCTGGCATTGGGACGGCATGATCTGCCCGGTCTATGACACCCCCGACAAGATTCCGGGCGTCGAAGACCCCGGCGTCCGTATGCTGACGGCGGTGGAGAACGAGCTGCGCTTCGTTCGGGGCACCCGCCGGGCCAGTGGCTGCGAGATCGCACTCGTCGAGCGCGACGGTACGCGGCACGAAATCTCCCTGGAAGCCTCGCTGTGTTTCCGCATGAAAGGCATTGGCTACTCCCACCCGGAGTGGGGCCACGGCATGTGGAAGGGCGAGCTGGCGATGGGCGGGGAAAGCTGGAAGTGTGCCGACGCGGACGAGATGGCCCTCGACAACCTCCACATCCAGCAGGTCGTGAAGGCGCGTCAGGGCGACGCGCAAGGTATCGGCGCGCTCGAGCAGATCCATCTCGGGCCGCACACCCGCTACGGCTTCAAAGAGTTCCTGGATCCCGCGTAGCATCCACGCCGGCCGGCTTCACGGCGTTTCTCACTCGCGGGAGGCGAGGCAGAATGCCACGCTTCCGACTCCGCCGGGACGTGCAGCCTGAAACCCTGGCAACTTCCGCGCGGCCGATCCGGTGGCACGACATGCCATTCGCGGGTACTCCTCGACCAGCAACGGAGGGCGTTGGAGCGATTCATGCGAGTGCCTCGAATCGGTGTCGTACTGGGCGGAGGAGGCGTGATCGGCAACGCCTATCTGACGGGCGCGCTCGAGGCGATCCGCTGCGTCACGGGATGGGATCCGGGTTCAGCCGAAGTGACGATCGGAACCTCTGCCGGCTCGGTGAACGGCGCGCTCTCTGCGCTCGGGATTCCCTGCGATCTGATGTACCGATATGTCTGCGGGGAGCAGCCGGATGCAAACGAACTCTCCAGGCTCTCACCCGCGGCGGCTCGCTTCCGGGAGCACCCGGACCGCGAATGGACCGATCGGCTGTATCCGCGCACCGGCGTCCTTCCGCGGCCGATCCTGTCGAGCCCGCGTGCCGTTGCGGAGGCGCTGCTTCCCCCGTGGAAGTCTCCGCTCGAACTCTTCGTGGCCGGGTTGCTCGGCGAGGGCTTCGTCTCGACCCGCACGATCGGCGAGCTGATCGAACTGGTCTGCCCGTCGGGCTGGTCCGAACGCGAATACTGGGCGGTGGCCGTCGATCTCGAGAACGGGCGACGGGTTGCCTTCGGTCGCAGTGACGCACCGGAAACGGACGTGTCGCGAGCGGTCCGCGCTTCATGCGCGATCCCGGCGTTCTTCGCACCCGTTCGAGTGAAAGGGCGCCGCTACATCGACGGCGGAGTCTGGAGTGTCTCCAACCTGGATCTGCTAGCGGGACGAGATCTCGATCTCGTGGTCTGCGTGAATCCGATGTCGACGCTCGAAGGTCGCTCCTACGAGGGACCGGTGGATCGCATCACGGGGGTGATCCATCGCTTCGAGGAGCGAGCGTGGCGACGCTTCGGTCGTCGGCTCGGCTGGGAGCGGCGACGCGTCGAGAGACACGGCACACCGGTTCTGCTGATCCAACCGACGGCCGCAGATCTCGAGGTCATTCCGTTGAACCTCATGGATCCGCGGCGGCGACGGGCCGTCGCGGAGCGCACGCTCGAAACCACCGTTGCCGGGCTCGAGACACGGGCCGACTGGCTTCGATCCGTACGCCTGCTGCATGCCGCGGCGGAAGCAAACTAAGCCAGAGCTATTGCGCTCAGCGGTCTGCCGCCACCTTCACCACCTCTTCGAACGAAGCGCGCAGCATGTCTTCGAAGAGCGCGAGGTCGGGCATGGCCGTTCCATCCGAATCGAGGCCAACGAAGAGCCTACCGTCGTAGCCGTAGAGGGCGATGCTTACCGGACAATGGGGTGCGGTGGGTGCAAACGGATAGCCCGCGACGACCCGGGCACCTGCCAGCCAACGTGGCTGCATGATGCCGGGGATGTTCGTCACGATCAGCTGGATGGCCTCGCTGCCCGTGCGAGAGAGGAGACGAAAGAGCGGGCGTGGCAGGAGAGCCACGGCTTCGGCGAGCTTCGGCAGGTACTCGAGCGCCGGGTTCGCCTTGCGCTCCATCACGCGCGCGTGGATCTCGTCGAAACGGGCCGTGGGATCCGTTTCTCCGAGGGGGAGCTGAACGATCACGCCGCTTGCACGATTCCCGACTCCGGCGCTGAAGCCCTGGTCGCCCGGTGGCCGGAGATTGATCGGAACCAGGGTCAGCACTTCGCGGACATCTTCGTGACCGTTGGCTCGGTGCCAGGAACCGACGGCTCCGGCCACCGCGGTCAACATCACGTCGATCATCTGTCCGCCGAACGCCGCCTTGGCGCGATGAAGCGGCTCGAAGGGCAGATCGAATCCGGAGAGATGCCGCGCACGTCCGAACGCCTGCAGGGGTGAATCCGCCGGGAAGCTGAGATCGTTGGCCAGGCCTGCGACCACCCGTGCGGCCTCGCCCCACGAGGACGGTTTCGTCATGGCGGTCCATGCCATCTCGCCCACGGCTCGTGCGCGCCGCAGATCCTCTTCGATCCGGTGGCCGATCGCATCGAAGAAGCGACGTGCCGTACTGGTCTCGTCCCAGGCGCCGGGCGTAGCCACGGGGCGCTGGCCGCCCTCGGCTTCTCCCTCGAATGCGTCGGTGAGCGCCGCCAGGATGGCGTTCCCACCTACACCGTCCGCGACACCATGGTGCAGGCGAAAGAAGATCGCGGCGCCGTCGCCCGGGCCATCGAACTCGATCAGCTCCCAGAGCGGACGCGTTCGATCGAACGGACGCTCGTAGATCGGGCCGATCGTGTGAAAGAGATCCTGGAGCGTGGAGTGCTCCGGAGAGCCATCGTCATGGGAGAGCGCATAACGACGCACATGGAAATCCAGGTCGAAGGTCGGATCCTCCTCCCATCGCGGTCGAGCCAGATCCAGGGGCGCGTCGACCACCCGCTGCCGCAACCTCGGAACGGCCGCGACGGCACGCTCGACTGCGGCGCGTAGCCTGTCCGAGTGTGGACGGCGATCGAGCAGGAGCAGCATGGCCATCGTCGTGCGCTGGCGCGGCTGGTCTCCCCACCAGAAACCCAGGTCTTCGCCGGAAAGAGGTTCAGATGCCAATCGTTCCGTCATCCCGAGATCCTACCTCGAAGAGCTAGGAAGCGCGCCGGAGCGGATCCGTACCCGGGTTGCGCGGCCTGGCGCCGTAGGGCTGCCACTCACCTTCGGGCTGCCCCAGGCGATCGGCAATCACCGCGAGCGCAGCCGGGTGGAAGCCCATTCCGGTATGGCTGCACTCCACCTCCACATTCTCACGTTGGGGCCCTTTTTCTTCCAGGCAGCTCTGCCAATGAACGATGCCATCCGAACGGCTGTAGATCGAGGTCGTGGGAACGTCGATAGGCTGACGCAACCAGGCTTGCAGGTCGCGATTCTCGTGAAGCGTCTTGTTTCCCCGACGCAGAGGCACGAGCCGCGTCGCGTGGGTGGCGGAGATATCACGGAACGGAGAGCCCATGCTGATGACCAGTCGCACGCGTTCGGGATGGGCGCGTGCCAGCTCACGGGCATAGATGCCGCCGAGGCTCCAGCCGATCAGGCTGACCCGGCGTCCATGTCGGTCACAAAGCCTCTCCAGCCGGTCGGCCAACGCGCGGAGCTTCTCCGGCTCGGGCCCGCGGTTGATTCCGAGCTTCCAGCCCCGGGCGTCGTAGCAGAGGTCTCGCAGGAACCCGCGCAGTGGGGCCGTGGAGAAATCCCCGGCCAGCATCCCCGGAAGCACCAGGACCGCATGTCCGTCTCCGGGGACGGCCCGGCGGGCGACCTTCCGGCGCTCCCCGCCAGCGGCGAGATCTCGCAGCGCCCGAACCTGCTCGACCGCAAAGAGGCCGAGCGGAGGGGGATCGATGGTCTCCCAGCGGGGATCCGTGGGCATGGGGAATAGGTATGAACCTTTCGCCGGATGTCACGCGCTCAGGGCCATGGGAAGCGAGCGGAGCCGGGTCGGCCAGGAATGGCGCCTTCGGGGAGGCCCGAGGCGGCCCGATTGACAGATTGCCCCAGATCCGAGACACAGCATGGACCCAACCCGCTTCCACCGGCGAAGGAAACCTCTCCGGCCTGGCCGCTGGGTTGTGG
Encoded here:
- a CDS encoding DoxX family protein produces the protein MTAGVLLTNTTPGLIDLGLMFARVFLGACFVVHGLGKLGIVGDGDLAGFADWLKSLGMPAPAVQARMAMVSEIVGGAALATGFMMRPACLLLIFTMAVAGVVGHKGSGYLITNDPPGAEYTINLAALCFVLFLTGPGAISLDAMIF
- a CDS encoding DUF1298 domain-containing protein encodes the protein MTERLASEPLSGEDLGFWWGDQPRQRTTMAMLLLLDRRPHSDRLRAAVERAVAAVPRLRQRVVDAPLDLARPRWEEDPTFDLDFHVRRYALSHDDGSPEHSTLQDLFHTIGPIYERPFDRTRPLWELIEFDGPGDGAAIFFRLHHGVADGVGGNAILAALTDAFEGEAEGGQRPVATPGAWDETSTARRFFDAIGHRIEEDLRRARAVGEMAWTAMTKPSSWGEAARVVAGLANDLSFPADSPLQAFGRARHLSGFDLPFEPLHRAKAAFGGQMIDVMLTAVAGAVGSWHRANGHEDVREVLTLVPINLRPPGDQGFSAGVGNRASGVIVQLPLGETDPTARFDEIHARVMERKANPALEYLPKLAEAVALLPRPLFRLLSRTGSEAIQLIVTNIPGIMQPRWLAGARVVAGYPFAPTAPHCPVSIALYGYDGRLFVGLDSDGTAMPDLALFEDMLRASFEEVVKVAADR
- a CDS encoding alpha/beta hydrolase, encoding MPTDPRWETIDPPPLGLFAVEQVRALRDLAAGGERRKVARRAVPGDGHAVLVLPGMLAGDFSTAPLRGFLRDLCYDARGWKLGINRGPEPEKLRALADRLERLCDRHGRRVSLIGWSLGGIYARELARAHPERVRLVISMGSPFRDISATHATRLVPLRRGNKTLHENRDLQAWLRQPIDVPTTSIYSRSDGIVHWQSCLEEKGPQRENVEVECSHTGMGFHPAALAVIADRLGQPEGEWQPYGARPRNPGTDPLRRAS
- a CDS encoding DUF3604 domain-containing protein — its product is MIKKLALVVLVVLVLAVGLVWLAGQGTFGGPEEPGEVAERARPSALVRESEAAVEAAASEVGVFRPKQILFGDLHVHTTFSFDAFTFSLPIMQGEGAHPPADACDFARYCSALDFWSINDHANSITPDEWAQTVDSIRQCNAVGGEKDTVAFLGWEWTQVGTTPDNHYGHKNVILAHTEEGKIPARPIAALRGVAMPPVLGRGFAALAFGGRMHDLAWMFADAERQDWCADDVNTNDLPADCIEGAATPAILYRKLGEWGGDALVIPHGTTWGMYTPPGTTWDKQLQGDLHDPKLQGLIEVYSGHGDSEVYRDFRAVEIAEDGSLSCPAPSPGYLPSCWHAGEIVRERCLEEAAEPDECEARAVLARQHAVDARIGIIRTVPGSQGSDWLNAGQCLDCDQPSFNYRPGGSAQYILALGNFDEDEEDPRRFRMGFMASSDNHFARPGTGYKEVHRAGMTESLGTGDRAELLEQVGPLAAVLAPPKEEPVAHSQPFELEKLGFNIFETERQTSFLLTGGLIAAHSEGRDRGAIWDAMQRKEVYGTSGPRILLWFDMLNATGAGGRGLAMGGQVEMAESPIFQARAVGSFEQKPGCPSYATSSLSPERLEHVCKGECYNPSETRRLITRIEVVRIRPQTSPGEEIAQLIDDPWKTFDCEPDPAGCSVTFSDPEFVPAGRETIYYVRAFEESAPGINADNVRCEFDEEGRCLGTHLCPSTGDADPDCLAPHEPRAWSSPIFVDPAPPPSAAKSEGS
- a CDS encoding glutathione S-transferase family protein, producing the protein MLTLYTAETPNGRKASIALEELGLDYETRHVQLSEDEQKQDWFLAKNPNHKIPVLEDDGQVIWESGAILLHLAEKYDGDGRILSKDSAQRMEAIQYAFFQTGGVGPNLGRLGAALRKEGEKNQEMIDIFDGEFRRLIGVLANILSDGREYLARDYSIGDIMHYPWLAIPLQMNMPHITDHPTVVTWLERIAARPAVQRGMAVPG
- a CDS encoding DUF3604 domain-containing protein produces the protein MSGTRLLVGFFALILGLVGIAIGLVYAAGNGAFGSHEAPGEIVGAHRGPEAVAAAAARVAAAADDVGVPRPKQVLFGDFHVHTTYSFDAFLFSLPGLIGEGAHPPADACDFARHCSALDFFSINDHAEGLSPLHWKETVDSIRQCAAVASDPSNPDLVPFLGWEWTQQGSTPDDHYGHKNVVLQGLADEEIPARPIASAPPPEGPPLLARGLLALRYRHPRIHDLAVDITERAAIPICPEGVPTRELPADCTEVASTPADLFAKLDEWGLQSVVIPHGMTWGIYTPPGTTWDKQLEGNSHDPERQTLLEIYSGHGDSDVYRDFRAVEFDENGQAVCPAPSAEYLPTCWRAGEIIRERCLSEGLLASECEERAAAARVHAAQAGTAAHLAVPGAAGSDWLDSGQCRDCDQPAFNYRPGGSAQYLLSLGNFDEDDDAPRRFRFGFVGSSDNHTARAGSGYKELERPGMTDSMGPPFGPLVRLLRAVPEEAIAESRPVGAEANGLASFRLAETERQMSFFQTGGLVAVHAEGRDRAAIWNAVQRKEVYGTSGPRILLWFDLLNPPGSAGSTAPMGSEVAMRANPIFQVRAVGSFEQQEGCPETSVRALGPDRLERLCKNECYHPGDVRRPISRIEIVRVRPQQDPTEAPSDLIEDPWRTFECEADAAGCTVTFEDEAFGRAGRESVYYARAYEAPALAINAGGVRCTYDDDGNCIAVNLCSAQPASDDCLAEYEPRAWSSPIFLDFTGTRPVAPIEAGLALLSPQPLGEGAMAAAE